A window from Methylococcus mesophilus encodes these proteins:
- a CDS encoding DUF1810 family protein has translation MRLSEYVSALHELETDYAKEVFGRVDAGKLRSSLTLFEAVAMEKAPLVPVLEKFFDGKRDGRGQANPRADDIEEGRWVAEAAASVEGLARRLHGKCPWQPIFRCAARGIPEKNQDQR, from the coding sequence ATGCGGCTCAGTGAATACGTTTCCGCGCTTCATGAGTTGGAGACCGATTACGCGAAAGAGGTCTTCGGTCGCGTCGATGCGGGGAAACTGCGGTCGTCGCTGACCCTCTTCGAGGCCGTAGCGATGGAAAAGGCACCGCTCGTGCCGGTGCTGGAGAAGTTTTTCGACGGGAAACGGGACGGCAGAGGCCAGGCCAATCCTCGCGCAGATGACATCGAGGAAGGGAGATGGGTTGCGGAGGCCGCAGCGAGCGTTGAAGGCCTAGCCCGCCGCCTCCACGGCAAATGTCCCTGGCAGCCCATCTTTCGATGCGCTGCCAGGGGTATTCCGGAAAAGAACCAGGATCAGAGGTGA
- a CDS encoding BLUF domain-containing protein, producing MKRVIYVSSKADTLTEHDLEDISEISRRNNAELGITGLLISAHRYFFQFLEGGESAVEQLLKRIQQDPRHNHFLILKVEENLESRMFPEWSMRIIDLDEMNNAILDPIRIMLENITQSHRIIERYTQPSIIKFITEGVNPLDIPIRKTEKIVLFGDMVGFSYLSENFPVEEVAEVVNEFLEVCSQEIVDQGGEVTKYIGDCVMAHFTPDQGDNAIGTCLNLARKLRVIRESAGRCRLSRFLYCGFGLSMGMVIQGNIGSSIKLDYTVLGDAVNIAARLESLTRELRRMIALTAPVKLAARKNWFFENVGDFKFKGQEKKMPVYSVLHPDTADFPDHQQLVMAMRRLRVNNGSW from the coding sequence ATGAAAAGAGTCATCTATGTCAGCTCCAAAGCCGACACACTGACGGAGCACGATCTTGAGGATATTTCGGAAATATCGCGGCGGAATAACGCGGAACTTGGAATTACGGGGCTGTTGATTTCAGCTCACAGATATTTTTTCCAATTCCTGGAGGGAGGGGAATCCGCTGTCGAGCAGCTTCTCAAACGTATCCAGCAGGACCCTAGGCACAACCATTTTCTGATCCTCAAGGTTGAGGAAAATTTAGAAAGCCGAATGTTTCCGGAATGGTCAATGCGTATTATCGATCTCGACGAGATGAATAATGCCATTCTTGACCCCATCAGAATCATGCTCGAGAATATTACCCAGTCCCATCGCATCATCGAAAGGTATACCCAACCGTCGATTATCAAATTCATCACCGAGGGTGTTAATCCACTCGATATTCCTATCCGCAAAACCGAGAAAATTGTTCTATTCGGAGATATGGTTGGTTTTTCCTATCTCTCGGAAAATTTTCCAGTTGAGGAAGTCGCCGAAGTCGTGAATGAGTTTCTCGAAGTGTGTTCGCAGGAGATCGTCGATCAAGGTGGTGAAGTTACCAAATACATAGGCGATTGCGTGATGGCGCACTTCACTCCGGATCAAGGGGACAACGCCATCGGTACCTGCCTCAATCTCGCGCGGAAGCTGCGCGTCATCCGGGAATCTGCGGGGAGATGCCGCTTGAGCCGCTTTCTATATTGCGGTTTTGGACTGTCGATGGGAATGGTAATTCAAGGCAATATTGGATCGTCGATAAAATTAGACTACACCGTGCTCGGGGACGCCGTCAATATCGCAGCGCGGCTGGAAAGCCTGACACGGGAGCTCAGACGGATGATAGCGCTCACCGCGCCGGTCAAACTGGCTGCCAGGAAAAACTGGTTTTTTGAAAATGTCGGGGACTTTAAGTTCAAAGGACAAGAAAAGAAAATGCCCGTATATTCGGTCCTCCATCCGGATACAGCCGATTTTCCTGACCACCAGCAACTCGTCATGGCTATGCGCCGGCTACGCGTCAATAATGGATCGTGGTAA
- a CDS encoding response regulator transcription factor has translation MNVLLVDDDVELAGMLAEYLRREGFQVLAVPNGESGVAEALSGRHDIVVLDVMMPGMGGIEALTRIRLESRLPVLMLTAKGDDLDRIFGLELGADDYVPKPCTPRELTARIRAILRRTQGITEVPATLEVGPLTLHPRKRAALWEGQPLDLTSTEFNLLEVLARHAGRVVDKAELSQNGLGRPLARFDRSIDVHLSSIRQKLAPRPDGESWIQTVRGRGYLLVRE, from the coding sequence ATGAACGTGCTGCTGGTGGACGACGACGTGGAACTCGCCGGAATGCTGGCGGAGTATCTGCGGAGGGAAGGCTTCCAAGTGCTGGCGGTGCCCAACGGTGAAAGTGGCGTGGCCGAGGCCCTGTCCGGTCGCCACGATATCGTCGTACTCGATGTGATGATGCCGGGTATGGGCGGCATTGAGGCGCTGACCCGCATACGCTTGGAAAGTCGACTGCCGGTGCTGATGCTGACGGCCAAGGGCGATGATCTCGACCGCATTTTCGGCCTCGAACTCGGCGCCGACGACTACGTGCCCAAACCCTGCACCCCGAGGGAGCTGACCGCCCGCATCCGTGCCATTCTGCGTCGTACTCAAGGTATCACCGAGGTTCCGGCCACGCTGGAGGTTGGTCCGCTGACCCTGCACCCACGCAAGCGCGCCGCGCTCTGGGAGGGACAACCTTTGGACCTGACCAGTACCGAATTCAACCTGCTGGAAGTCTTGGCCCGCCATGCCGGCCGGGTGGTCGACAAGGCCGAATTGTCCCAGAACGGTTTGGGGCGGCCATTAGCCCGCTTCGACCGCAGCATCGATGTGCATCTGAGCAGCATCCGCCAGAAGCTGGCCCCCAGGCCGGACGGCGAGTCCTGGATTCAGACGGTGCGGGGCCGGGGTTATCTCTTGGTCCGGGAGTAA
- a CDS encoding HAMP domain-containing sensor histidine kinase, whose product MGRLFWKFFFALWLAQLTAGLGMWAGVRWQSPDIPGTAVGADAIPSQAAHKGPPGGPLVPIVAGFLTSVMFSAGLAWYLSKPIRHLRSAFGALAEGQLATRVGPAMGRRRDELADLGRAFDDMADRIGTLVDAQRRLLHDVSHELRSPLARLHAAIGLARQQPEETNASFDRIEREAGRLDDLVGEVLTLSRLEAGVLGARPRDFDLGELLDAILTDARFEAAAKGVAVQCAGLDASEMPVRGHAELILRAIENIVRNAIKHTPPGSTVTVELAPAADERHLGLAVTDQGPGVPEAQLGSIFEPFFRGADDPSGYGLGLAIAHRAVAAHGGSINARNRPSGGLRVNLVLPKNLPRDLSQPPEKKRS is encoded by the coding sequence ATGGGACGGCTGTTCTGGAAATTCTTCTTCGCACTCTGGCTGGCGCAGCTCACTGCCGGCCTCGGCATGTGGGCCGGAGTCCGCTGGCAATCGCCGGACATTCCAGGGACGGCGGTCGGCGCGGACGCGATCCCGTCCCAGGCTGCTCATAAAGGGCCCCCGGGAGGTCCGCTCGTGCCCATCGTGGCGGGTTTTCTCACCAGTGTGATGTTCAGCGCCGGGCTCGCCTGGTATCTGTCCAAGCCTATCCGCCATCTTCGATCGGCATTTGGCGCCCTGGCGGAAGGCCAATTGGCCACGCGAGTGGGTCCGGCCATGGGACGGCGGCGGGACGAACTGGCCGATCTCGGCCGGGCTTTCGATGACATGGCCGATCGGATCGGTACCCTGGTGGATGCGCAACGGCGACTTCTTCACGACGTTTCCCACGAATTGCGCTCGCCTCTGGCCCGTTTGCACGCAGCCATCGGCCTGGCCCGGCAGCAACCCGAGGAGACGAACGCCAGCTTCGACCGCATCGAGCGCGAGGCGGGACGTTTGGACGATCTGGTGGGTGAGGTGTTGACCCTGTCCCGGCTGGAGGCCGGAGTCCTCGGCGCGAGGCCTCGGGACTTCGATCTCGGCGAACTGCTCGACGCCATCCTGACGGATGCCCGTTTCGAGGCGGCCGCCAAGGGCGTCGCGGTCCAATGCGCAGGGTTGGACGCGTCGGAAATGCCCGTCCGTGGCCATGCCGAACTGATCCTCCGGGCCATCGAAAACATCGTTCGCAATGCCATCAAGCACACGCCACCGGGCAGCACTGTAACGGTTGAACTCGCGCCTGCCGCGGACGAACGCCACTTAGGGCTAGCGGTCACGGACCAAGGGCCCGGCGTGCCAGAAGCTCAGCTGGGGTCCATCTTCGAACCGTTTTTTCGGGGTGCCGACGACCCTTCGGGTTACGGATTGGGGTTAGCCATTGCGCACCGGGCCGTGGCGGCCCACGGCGGTTCGATCAACGCCAGGAACCGGCCTTCCGGCGGTCTCCGAGTCAATCTGGTCTTGCCGAAGAACCTCCCAAGAGACCTATCGCAACCCCCTGAAAAGAAGCGCTCGTAA
- a CDS encoding IS3 family transposase (programmed frameshift): MKKRFTEEQIIGILKEAEAGLKVAELCRKHGLSEATYYNWKAKYGGLTVSDAQRLKALETENARLKRLLAEAMLDNAALKEVVGRKLVSPQAKRVAVSHLMTKHQMGVTRACGLIGISRSLYRYEAKRPADQELKERLCELAAQKRRYGYRRLHVLLCREGWEINRKRTYRVYHEAGLMVRKRKRKRIAGVERQIKVAPSAPNESWSMDYVSDGLADGRRLRCLNIVDDFTKQCLAIEVDTSLPGRRVVGVLQRLAEIRGLPKSVTVDNGPEFAGKALDEWADSQGLCLSFIQPGKPQQNAYIESFNGKFRDECLNEHWFVSMCHARQVIEEWRREYNEQRPHSSLAYLTPDQFADTFLTADSMSVSD; the protein is encoded by the exons ATGAAGAAGCGTTTCACCGAAGAACAGATCATTGGCATCCTGAAGGAAGCCGAAGCCGGCCTAAAAGTAGCGGAGCTGTGCCGCAAGCACGGGCTCAGCGAGGCGACGTACTACAACTGGAAAGCGAAATACGGCGGCCTGACAGTGTCGGATGCGCAGCGGCTCAAGGCACTGGAGACCGAGAATGCCCGGCTCAAGCGCCTGCTGGCGGAGGCGATGCTGGACAATGCTGCGTTGAAAGAGGTTGTAGGCCGAAAGT TGGTAAGCCCACAAGCCAAGAGGGTGGCGGTCTCCCATCTGATGACAAAGCACCAGATGGGCGTCACGCGGGCTTGTGGGCTGATCGGTATTTCTCGGTCGCTGTATCGCTACGAAGCTAAGCGGCCAGCAGACCAGGAGCTCAAGGAACGACTGTGCGAATTGGCAGCGCAGAAGCGGCGCTATGGGTATCGCCGGCTGCACGTGCTACTTTGCCGAGAGGGTTGGGAAATCAACCGAAAGCGCACCTATCGCGTGTATCACGAGGCCGGCCTGATGGTCCGCAAACGAAAGCGGAAGCGCATTGCCGGCGTGGAGCGCCAAATCAAGGTCGCGCCATCGGCGCCTAACGAGAGTTGGTCTATGGACTATGTTTCGGACGGTTTGGCCGATGGTCGGCGGCTGCGGTGCCTGAATATCGTCGATGACTTCACGAAGCAGTGCTTGGCCATCGAAGTCGATACTTCGCTGCCTGGCAGACGTGTAGTCGGTGTGCTGCAACGGCTGGCAGAGATCCGCGGATTGCCCAAATCAGTCACCGTCGACAACGGCCCCGAGTTTGCCGGCAAGGCTTTGGATGAATGGGCCGATAGCCAAGGACTGTGCTTGAGCTTCATCCAGCCAGGTAAGCCACAGCAGAACGCCTACATCGAAAGCTTCAACGGCAAATTCCGGGATGAATGCCTGAACGAGCATTGGTTCGTCTCGATGTGCCATGCTCGCCAAGTCATTGAGGAGTGGCGTCGGGAATACAATGAGCAACGCCCCCACAGTTCGTTGGCTTACCTGACGCCAGATCAGTTTGCAGACACATTTTTAACCGCAGACTCTATGTCCGTTTCGGACTAA
- a CDS encoding efflux transporter outer membrane subunit has product MVHWWRQLGDSQLDKLIDAALAGNLDLRLAEARLRQARFSREQAEANLYPTLKATGDITQREIGGWGTGNQSSSTDLGAGIGSGGIGSTVAGTEYNAGFDAGWEVDLFGGNRRGIEAATADQDATEARLNNTRVSLAAEVARNYVEVRSYQRRLTIARDNLATQSDTLQITEWRYQAGLTTASDVEQARTNREQTRAGIPDLEVGQRTAENRLAVLLGRNPGDLHYELAEPRDLPALPATLATGIPADVLRQRPDVIAAERTLAAETARVGQKLAKRFPSLNLSASLNWYTFASSGITAAIQTVGASLATTLFDAGRLRTAVDIQSAVQEQALISYRNSVLTALEEVENALKSYAAGHERVDARRIAAGAAQNAAQLSRQRYEAGLADFEDVLITERTRLTAEDNLALAEAELRTSLISLYKALGGGWEETAGTSVSSNTEHRTPS; this is encoded by the coding sequence ATCGTCCATTGGTGGCGGCAATTGGGCGATTCGCAACTGGACAAGCTGATCGACGCAGCTTTGGCAGGCAACCTCGATCTCCGCCTTGCGGAGGCCCGCCTTCGGCAGGCCCGCTTCAGCCGGGAACAGGCCGAAGCCAATCTATATCCCACGTTGAAGGCTACCGGCGACATTACCCAGCGTGAGATCGGTGGATGGGGTACCGGAAACCAATCCTCCAGCACCGACCTAGGGGCCGGCATCGGGTCCGGAGGCATCGGCTCGACGGTCGCCGGCACTGAATATAACGCCGGGTTCGACGCGGGTTGGGAAGTCGACCTTTTCGGCGGTAACCGGCGCGGCATTGAAGCCGCGACCGCCGATCAGGACGCGACTGAGGCGCGCTTGAACAACACCCGGGTCAGTTTGGCCGCCGAGGTGGCGCGGAACTATGTCGAGGTCCGATCCTATCAGCGCCGGCTGACCATCGCCCGGGACAACCTGGCGACCCAAAGCGATACCCTGCAAATCACCGAATGGCGCTACCAGGCCGGCTTGACGACGGCAAGCGATGTCGAGCAGGCCCGAACCAACCGTGAGCAGACCCGCGCCGGCATTCCCGACCTGGAGGTCGGCCAGCGAACCGCGGAAAACAGGCTGGCAGTCTTGCTGGGCCGCAATCCGGGCGATCTGCACTACGAATTGGCCGAGCCCAGAGATTTGCCGGCCTTGCCCGCCACCCTCGCCACGGGCATTCCCGCCGACGTATTGCGCCAGCGCCCCGACGTGATCGCCGCCGAACGCACGCTGGCCGCCGAGACCGCTCGGGTTGGACAGAAGCTGGCAAAGCGTTTCCCCAGCCTGAATCTGAGCGCTTCCCTCAACTGGTATACCTTCGCATCGTCCGGGATTACCGCTGCGATTCAGACGGTGGGCGCCAGCCTGGCGACGACCCTCTTCGACGCCGGCCGCCTGCGCACGGCAGTGGACATCCAGAGCGCAGTCCAGGAACAGGCGCTCATTTCCTACAGAAACAGCGTGTTGACCGCCCTGGAAGAGGTTGAGAATGCACTGAAATCCTACGCCGCCGGCCATGAACGAGTCGATGCCCGGCGCATAGCGGCCGGAGCCGCGCAGAACGCCGCGCAGCTGTCGCGCCAGCGCTATGAGGCCGGACTCGCCGACTTCGAGGACGTGTTGATCACCGAGCGCACCCGGCTGACCGCCGAGGACAATCTAGCGCTCGCCGAAGCGGAACTGCGGACCAGCCTGATCTCGCTTTACAAAGCGCTGGGCGGCGGCTGGGAGGAAACCGCCGGCACCTCCGTCTCTTCCAATACAGAGCATCGGACACCCTCATGA
- a CDS encoding efflux RND transporter periplasmic adaptor subunit encodes MTHHPQNSPDALQTILDAAPKRRSRHWWRLAVVAVALLLLARLLIPGGSEAGGRYLTEEAAIADLVVTVSASGTLEPTTSVDVGSEMSGTMAEVLVQENDRVRKGQLLARLDLAKLSDSVIRSKASLTAAEASVAQSRATLAEARAALSRMRHVAETSGGKVPAKTELETAEATLQRAIANEANARAAVVQAQAAVKTDETNLAKGTIRSPVDGVVLARKIEPGQTVVSAMTIPVLFTLAEDLTQMELQVKVDEADVGNVKVGQPATFTVSAWPGRNFPASIQRVGLGSTITDNVVTYKTVLEVRNNDLALRPGMTATASIVTARRENVLLVPNAALRFTPPEASEPKRTGGIVNRLLPRPPAEPKKRNGTTKSGAPQVWVLDNQQPKAVPVKTGVSDGRWTEIVGGDIKPGMAVITEYQEAKP; translated from the coding sequence ATGACACACCACCCGCAAAATTCGCCGGACGCCCTGCAAACCATCCTCGACGCCGCTCCCAAACGCCGGAGCAGACACTGGTGGCGGCTGGCCGTTGTTGCTGTGGCTTTGCTGCTGCTCGCCCGGCTGCTCATACCCGGCGGATCCGAAGCCGGCGGCCGGTATCTCACCGAAGAGGCGGCGATCGCCGACCTGGTAGTCACCGTCTCGGCCAGCGGCACCCTCGAACCAACGACCTCGGTAGATGTCGGCAGCGAGATGTCCGGCACCATGGCGGAGGTACTGGTCCAGGAAAATGACAGGGTGAGGAAAGGCCAATTGCTGGCCCGGCTCGATCTCGCAAAGCTGAGCGACTCCGTCATCCGCTCGAAGGCCTCGCTGACGGCGGCGGAAGCCTCGGTGGCCCAGAGCCGGGCCACGTTGGCCGAGGCTAGGGCGGCGCTGTCGCGGATGCGTCACGTGGCGGAGACTTCCGGCGGCAAGGTGCCGGCGAAGACCGAACTGGAGACGGCCGAAGCCACCCTGCAACGGGCCATCGCCAACGAAGCCAATGCCAGGGCCGCCGTGGTCCAGGCGCAAGCGGCCGTGAAGACCGACGAAACCAACCTGGCAAAAGGAACCATTCGATCTCCGGTCGATGGTGTGGTCCTGGCGCGGAAGATCGAGCCCGGTCAGACCGTGGTTTCCGCCATGACCATCCCGGTGCTGTTCACGCTGGCGGAAGACCTCACCCAAATGGAATTGCAGGTTAAGGTGGACGAGGCCGATGTCGGCAACGTGAAGGTCGGACAGCCCGCCACCTTCACTGTTTCCGCGTGGCCGGGACGCAACTTTCCGGCCAGCATACAGCGTGTCGGTCTCGGGTCGACGATCACCGACAACGTAGTGACCTACAAGACCGTGCTCGAGGTCCGTAACAACGATCTGGCCCTGCGACCGGGCATGACCGCAACGGCGTCCATCGTCACCGCCAGGCGCGAAAACGTGCTGCTGGTGCCGAATGCCGCCTTGCGCTTCACGCCGCCGGAGGCCAGCGAGCCGAAACGGACCGGTGGAATCGTCAACCGTCTTCTGCCGCGTCCCCCGGCCGAGCCGAAAAAGCGGAACGGCACGACCAAATCCGGTGCCCCGCAGGTCTGGGTGCTCGACAACCAACAGCCCAAAGCCGTCCCGGTCAAGACCGGCGTCAGCGACGGCCGATGGACCGAAATCGTGGGCGGCGACATAAAGCCGGGCATGGCTGTGATTACCGAGTACCAGGAGGCAAAGCCATGA
- a CDS encoding ABC transporter ATP-binding protein, producing the protein MYEIELRGVTKTYGEGQAAFQALRGIDLRVAAGEFVAVMGPSGSGKSTAMNILGCLDTPSTGEYLFRGIHVERLDRNQQALLRQHCLGFVFQGFNLLPRTSALENVELPLLYRGEQAAARHAAAREALARVGLAGWESHTPAELSGGQQQRVAIARAIVTHPAMLLADEPTGNLDTQRSHEIMELLVALNRDQGITILMVTHEPDMAAYARRTVHFVDGRVAKDEIKGNAACS; encoded by the coding sequence ATGTACGAGATCGAACTGCGCGGCGTCACCAAGACTTATGGCGAGGGGCAAGCTGCCTTCCAGGCCCTGCGCGGCATTGACCTCCGCGTCGCCGCCGGCGAGTTCGTTGCCGTGATGGGGCCGAGCGGCTCCGGCAAGTCGACGGCGATGAACATTCTCGGCTGCCTGGATACGCCCAGCACAGGCGAGTACCTGTTTCGCGGCATCCACGTTGAGCGGCTCGACCGCAACCAGCAAGCGCTGTTGCGCCAGCACTGCTTAGGGTTCGTCTTTCAGGGCTTCAACCTCCTGCCCCGCACCTCGGCGCTGGAAAACGTCGAGTTGCCACTGCTTTATCGCGGCGAGCAGGCCGCTGCCCGGCACGCGGCGGCGCGGGAGGCGCTCGCCCGCGTAGGCTTGGCGGGCTGGGAATCGCATACTCCGGCCGAGCTTTCCGGCGGGCAGCAACAACGCGTCGCTATTGCCCGCGCCATCGTGACCCACCCGGCGATGCTGCTAGCCGACGAGCCGACCGGCAACTTGGATACCCAGCGCAGCCACGAAATCATGGAACTGCTGGTGGCGCTGAACCGGGACCAGGGCATCACCATCCTCATGGTCACCCATGAGCCGGACATGGCGGCTTATGCCCGGCGCACCGTTCATTTCGTCGATGGTCGGGTGGCCAAGGACGAAATCAAAGGAAATGCCGCATGTTCCTGA
- a CDS encoding ABC transporter permease, translating into MFLNTLLLALRAIRRNLMRSFLTTLGIVIGVAAVVTMVTLGQGATQMVSDQISSLGSNLVMVLPGQRLGPGSASVGAPNFKKADVEAIRTQIGGLREAVSVVGSPVTLVAGNNNWSTTVNGTTNAYLLAGNWKLAAGRAFLDDEERAGKAVCIIGATIRKELFGSRNPLGDEIRVKTFACQVIGLLAAKGQGAMGSDQDDTVLMPINTVQRRLTGSLEISTIMISLKDGTSTQAAMSQIHSLLRERRKLAENENDNFNIMDTKQIAETLSGTVGTMTALLGAVAAVSLLVGGIGIMNIMLVSVTERTREIGIRLAIGALEREVLLQFLIEAVALSCLGGLVGIVLAFVACLGLSSLMHVPFVFNPGINLLAFWFSAIIGVLFGLMPARRAARLDPIVALRHE; encoded by the coding sequence ATGTTCCTGAACACCCTGCTGCTCGCACTGCGCGCGATTCGCCGCAATCTGATGCGGTCCTTCCTCACGACACTCGGCATCGTCATCGGAGTTGCCGCGGTGGTGACCATGGTGACGCTGGGCCAGGGTGCGACGCAGATGGTTTCCGACCAGATTTCCAGCCTCGGCAGCAATCTGGTGATGGTGCTTCCGGGCCAGCGGCTGGGACCGGGGAGCGCGAGCGTGGGGGCTCCGAACTTCAAGAAGGCCGATGTCGAGGCGATCCGGACACAGATCGGCGGTTTACGGGAAGCGGTGTCGGTGGTCGGCAGTCCGGTGACGCTGGTTGCCGGCAACAACAACTGGTCGACCACGGTCAACGGCACCACCAACGCCTATCTCCTCGCCGGCAACTGGAAGCTGGCCGCCGGCCGGGCGTTTCTGGACGACGAGGAACGCGCCGGCAAGGCCGTTTGCATCATCGGCGCCACCATCAGGAAGGAGTTGTTCGGCAGCCGCAATCCTTTGGGCGACGAAATCCGCGTCAAGACCTTCGCCTGCCAGGTGATCGGCCTCCTCGCCGCCAAAGGGCAGGGCGCGATGGGCTCGGACCAGGACGACACGGTGCTCATGCCGATCAATACCGTGCAGCGTCGGCTGACGGGGAGCCTGGAGATTTCCACCATCATGATTTCGCTGAAAGACGGTACCAGTACCCAGGCCGCCATGTCGCAAATCCACTCGCTGCTGCGCGAACGCCGCAAGCTGGCAGAAAACGAGAATGACAACTTCAACATCATGGATACCAAGCAGATCGCGGAGACGCTCTCCGGCACCGTCGGCACGATGACCGCTCTGCTCGGTGCGGTGGCCGCGGTGAGCCTCCTGGTGGGCGGTATCGGCATCATGAACATCATGCTGGTTTCGGTGACCGAAAGGACGCGCGAAATCGGCATCCGCCTCGCCATCGGCGCCTTGGAACGCGAAGTGCTGCTGCAATTTCTGATCGAGGCGGTGGCGCTCTCTTGCTTGGGCGGATTGGTCGGCATCGTGCTGGCCTTCGTGGCCTGCCTTGGTCTGTCATCGCTGATGCACGTGCCTTTCGTGTTCAATCCGGGAATCAACCTTTTGGCGTTTTGGTTCTCGGCCATCATCGGCGTTCTGTTCGGCTTGATGCCGGCGCGGCGGGCGGCGCGGCTCGACCCGATCGTCGCGTTGCGGCATGAGTGA